One genomic segment of Nonomuraea coxensis DSM 45129 includes these proteins:
- the dusB gene encoding tRNA dihydrouridine synthase DusB, which yields MKIGPLGVWPPVVLAPMAGITNAPFRVLCREQGAGLFVCEMITTRGLVERNPKTMRMIRFDGSERPRSIQLYGVDPVIVGRAVRMIAEEGLADHVDLNFGCPVPKVTRRGGGSALPYKRGLLRRILRAAVANAGTLPVTMKMRKGIDDDHLTYLDAGRIAAEEGVAAIALHARTARQHYGGVADWAAIARLKEAVPEIPVLGNGDIWCADDALRMVAETGCDGVVVGRGCLGRPWLFRDLENAFNGSPERVRPTLGEVAAVMIRHAEGLTRCFDIERYAVADFRKHVGWYLKGFTVGTELRRELGTAESLDGLRAGLAKLEHDQPWPPNTDTPRGKSGERSKVLLPDGWLDDPWDGAVPEDAESEVSGG from the coding sequence ATGAAGATTGGGCCTCTCGGGGTGTGGCCGCCGGTGGTGCTGGCGCCGATGGCGGGCATCACGAACGCGCCGTTCCGGGTGCTGTGCAGGGAGCAGGGCGCCGGGCTGTTCGTGTGCGAGATGATCACCACGCGCGGGCTCGTGGAGCGCAACCCCAAGACCATGCGGATGATCCGCTTCGACGGCTCCGAGCGGCCGAGGAGCATCCAGCTCTACGGGGTGGACCCCGTCATCGTGGGCCGGGCGGTCCGCATGATCGCCGAGGAGGGCCTCGCCGACCACGTCGACCTCAACTTCGGCTGCCCGGTGCCCAAGGTGACCAGGCGCGGGGGCGGGTCGGCGCTGCCGTACAAACGCGGCCTGCTGCGCCGCATCCTGCGGGCCGCGGTCGCGAACGCCGGGACGCTGCCCGTGACGATGAAGATGCGCAAAGGCATCGACGACGACCACCTGACCTACCTCGACGCGGGGCGCATCGCCGCCGAGGAGGGCGTCGCCGCGATCGCGCTGCACGCCCGCACGGCCCGGCAGCACTACGGCGGGGTCGCCGACTGGGCGGCGATCGCGCGGCTGAAGGAGGCCGTGCCGGAGATCCCCGTGCTGGGCAACGGCGACATCTGGTGCGCCGACGACGCCCTGCGGATGGTGGCCGAGACCGGCTGCGACGGCGTGGTGGTGGGGCGCGGCTGCCTGGGCCGCCCGTGGCTGTTCAGGGACCTGGAGAACGCCTTCAACGGCAGCCCCGAGCGCGTCCGCCCCACGCTCGGCGAGGTGGCCGCGGTGATGATCCGGCACGCCGAGGGGCTGACCCGCTGCTTCGACATCGAGCGCTACGCCGTCGCCGACTTCCGCAAGCACGTCGGCTGGTACCTGAAGGGCTTCACGGTCGGCACCGAGCTGCGGCGCGAGCTGGGCACGGCCGAGTCGCTCGACGGACTGCGGGCCGGCCTCGCCAAGCTGGAGCACGACCAGCCGTGGCCGCCCAACACCGACACCCCGCGCGGCAAGTCGGGCGAGCGGTCCAAGGTGCTGCTGCCGGACGGCTGGCTGGACGACCCGTGGGACGGCGCGGTGCCCGAGGACGCCGAGTCCGAGGTGTCCGGCGGCTGA
- a CDS encoding ACT domain-containing protein, with amino-acid sequence MLLRVRVRLPDRPGSLAQVTRVLGAAGADITQMIVLDRGAGSALDDLTVFCPETISRQDLVKSLEGVEGVAVEAVWTTREAPGTYPELEILKYITTAGDRALTTLVDSLPVLFSADWAATTAGDRVVYASWRAPQELDVPAEAPSRPAAMTLGDGLHIIHAPLPPLALALVLARREGPAFHRIEVHRLTRILEIFLSLPATERSVARQLRK; translated from the coding sequence ATGCTTCTTCGCGTTCGCGTGCGGCTGCCCGACAGGCCGGGCTCCCTGGCGCAGGTCACCAGGGTCCTGGGTGCGGCGGGGGCCGACATCACCCAGATGATCGTCCTCGACCGGGGCGCGGGCAGCGCGCTCGACGACCTGACGGTCTTCTGTCCCGAGACCATCTCCCGGCAGGATCTCGTCAAGAGCCTGGAGGGCGTCGAGGGCGTCGCCGTCGAGGCGGTCTGGACCACCCGCGAGGCGCCCGGCACCTATCCGGAGCTGGAGATACTCAAGTACATCACCACGGCGGGCGACCGGGCGCTGACCACGCTCGTGGACTCGCTGCCGGTGCTGTTCAGCGCCGACTGGGCGGCCACGACCGCCGGCGACCGGGTGGTCTACGCGAGCTGGCGGGCCCCGCAGGAGCTCGACGTCCCGGCCGAGGCGCCGTCCCGCCCGGCCGCGATGACCCTCGGCGACGGCCTGCACATCATCCACGCCCCGCTGCCGCCGCTGGCGCTGGCCCTCGTCCTGGCCCGCAGGGAGGGCCCGGCCTTCCACCGCATCGAGGTCCACCGCCTCACCCGCATCCTGGAGATCTTCCTCAGCCTGCCCGCGACCGAGCGGAGCGTGGCCCGGCAGCTCCGCAAGTAA
- a CDS encoding helix-turn-helix domain-containing protein produces MTDDHARYCVCGTRLARDNATGRCAACATGTRSAAGTPAGPPEVPPQFWNHPGVRTALDAWHMGRVIAAYRSHPHHGRPLRQETVAAWVGITQPQLSRIENGPPMTDLGKLTQWARLLCIPPGLLWFQVPRQRAAPTPTVPAVARAAVPRPDGGGGDAAVVAAWRTVDAQIGGAHLYATVTGYLRDHIAPPRLFEGRGAEAFTAAAALTEMAGWMAHDAGHDDQAERHFARARDLSGVGDDTQLRVHVLASLAHLAAHRAHADDAIGYAAQGQRELAAGPSHPELAARLWALQARGHAAAGRSRETRALLGRAETALQGAHGAALSPWVSPFDAGSLAGDAARCLRLLGDLPAAQRHAQRVLELRPAGRTRSRAFGCLTLAGVLIERGELERACAIATDVLHATGSLGSYLVNRQLHELRDQLHPHRASSCARSFLDHLDEALRRREWLYQLTTDLPRPRTGPTS; encoded by the coding sequence ATGACCGACGATCACGCGCGGTACTGCGTTTGCGGGACACGGCTGGCGCGCGACAACGCGACGGGCCGGTGCGCGGCTTGCGCCACGGGCACGCGCAGCGCCGCCGGCACGCCTGCAGGCCCACCGGAGGTGCCGCCGCAGTTCTGGAACCACCCCGGCGTGCGGACCGCGCTCGACGCCTGGCACATGGGCCGGGTGATCGCCGCCTACCGCTCCCATCCCCACCACGGCCGACCCCTCCGGCAAGAGACCGTCGCCGCGTGGGTGGGTATCACCCAACCTCAACTGTCCCGGATCGAGAACGGCCCGCCGATGACCGACCTGGGCAAGCTCACTCAGTGGGCGCGGCTGCTGTGCATCCCACCGGGTCTGTTGTGGTTTCAGGTGCCGCGGCAACGCGCGGCGCCCACGCCCACGGTTCCGGCAGTTGCGCGGGCCGCCGTTCCAAGGCCGGACGGTGGCGGTGGTGACGCGGCTGTGGTGGCGGCGTGGCGAACGGTGGACGCCCAGATCGGCGGCGCGCACCTGTACGCGACCGTCACCGGCTACCTGCGAGACCACATCGCCCCCCCCCGTCTGTTCGAGGGTAGGGGTGCAGAGGCGTTCACCGCCGCTGCAGCGCTCACGGAGATGGCTGGGTGGATGGCCCACGACGCCGGACACGACGATCAGGCGGAGCGGCACTTCGCGCGGGCGCGAGATCTGTCCGGGGTCGGCGATGACACCCAGCTGAGGGTTCACGTGCTGGCGAGTCTGGCGCATCTGGCTGCCCACCGGGCTCACGCTGATGACGCCATCGGCTATGCCGCCCAAGGACAGCGAGAGCTCGCGGCGGGGCCGTCACATCCTGAGCTGGCCGCGCGGCTGTGGGCGTTGCAGGCGCGCGGGCATGCCGCCGCAGGCCGATCACGAGAGACACGCGCGCTGCTCGGGCGCGCTGAGACCGCCCTGCAAGGTGCCCACGGCGCGGCGCTGTCGCCGTGGGTGTCGCCGTTCGACGCCGGGTCGCTCGCGGGAGACGCGGCCCGGTGCCTGCGCCTGCTCGGTGATCTGCCCGCCGCCCAGCGCCATGCCCAACGGGTCCTGGAGCTGCGGCCGGCCGGCCGTACCCGCTCCCGCGCGTTCGGATGCCTCACCCTGGCCGGTGTGCTCATCGAACGCGGCGAGTTGGAGCGGGCGTGTGCGATCGCGACGGATGTTCTCCATGCCACCGGGTCGCTAGGCTCGTACCTGGTGAACCGACAACTCCACGAGCTGCGCGACCAGCTCCACCCGCACCGCGCCTCGTCCTGCGCGCGGAGCTTCCTCGACCACCTGGACGAGGCGCTGCGGCGGCGGGAATGGCTCTACCAGCTCACCACCGACCTTCCCCGCCCCAGGACCGGCCCGACCTCATGA
- a CDS encoding NUDIX domain-containing protein, with protein sequence MTDPDTRPLYERDPAAYRAHLAEGNANQARKRVGVDALVRDRDGRILLVDPTYKPDWDLPGGMAEANEPPLDALRRELTEELCLDLPGGMALVCVDWVAPHGPWDDSVMMIFNAGTLTPDQTTALRVRDAELAAFEFCPPEEARKRLRPFVWARLAAAISAADAGTVAYLHNGHSVS encoded by the coding sequence ATGACCGACCCCGACACCCGGCCGCTCTACGAACGCGATCCCGCCGCCTACCGCGCCCATCTGGCCGAGGGCAACGCCAACCAGGCCCGCAAACGCGTCGGTGTGGATGCGCTGGTCCGCGATCGCGACGGCAGGATTCTGCTCGTGGACCCCACCTACAAGCCGGATTGGGACTTGCCCGGCGGCATGGCCGAGGCCAACGAACCACCACTCGACGCCCTGCGCCGGGAACTCACCGAGGAGCTCTGTCTCGACCTCCCCGGCGGCATGGCGTTGGTGTGTGTGGACTGGGTCGCGCCGCACGGCCCATGGGACGACTCGGTGATGATGATTTTCAACGCCGGGACGCTCACACCTGACCAGACCACAGCCCTCCGCGTGCGGGATGCGGAGCTGGCCGCGTTCGAGTTCTGTCCCCCGGAGGAGGCGCGGAAGCGGCTACGCCCCTTCGTCTGGGCGCGCCTAGCCGCCGCGATCAGCGCCGCCGACGCCGGCACCGTCGCCTACCTCCACAACGGCCACTCCGTGAGCTGA
- a CDS encoding LacI family DNA-binding transcriptional regulator produces the protein MVKAKTGRPAVLMDVAVLAGVSTMTVSRVLNAPERVRAETRERVLAAVKELDYRPNHAARQLVTGRSGVLGVVSIDTTLYGPASTLYSVEQAARHAGYNVSIASLSSLHRTSIREGVERLRAQAVDGVIIVAPHESAADGLHHLPPEMPVVAVDAGDDIPVPVAKVDQRAGAVRATRHLLSLGHQSVWHVAGPVDWIDANGRIGGWREVLEAAGRPVPEVLRGDWSSRSGYQLGRRLAADPEVTAVFVSNDQMALGVLRALREAGRRVPEDVSVVGFDDIPEAAYFWPPLTTVRQDFGEVGRHAFHMLLDRMAGTEPEARRLVEPELVVRESTGTAPGLSRA, from the coding sequence GTGGTCAAAGCCAAGACGGGGCGGCCGGCGGTGCTCATGGACGTCGCCGTGCTCGCGGGGGTTTCCACGATGACCGTCTCGCGGGTGCTCAACGCGCCCGAGCGGGTCCGGGCCGAGACGAGGGAGCGGGTGCTCGCCGCGGTCAAGGAGCTTGACTACCGGCCCAACCACGCCGCCCGCCAGCTCGTGACCGGCCGGTCCGGGGTGCTCGGCGTGGTCAGCATCGACACCACGCTCTACGGCCCGGCCTCCACGCTCTACAGCGTCGAGCAGGCCGCCCGGCACGCCGGCTACAACGTCAGCATCGCCAGCCTGAGCTCGCTGCACCGCACCTCCATCCGTGAGGGCGTCGAGCGGCTGCGCGCGCAGGCGGTGGACGGGGTGATCATCGTGGCGCCGCACGAGTCGGCCGCCGACGGGCTGCACCACCTGCCGCCGGAGATGCCGGTGGTCGCCGTGGACGCCGGTGACGACATCCCCGTGCCGGTGGCGAAGGTCGACCAGCGCGCCGGGGCGGTCAGGGCCACCCGCCACCTGCTCAGCCTCGGCCATCAGAGCGTCTGGCACGTGGCGGGGCCGGTCGACTGGATCGACGCCAACGGCCGCATCGGGGGCTGGCGCGAGGTGCTGGAGGCCGCCGGCCGGCCGGTGCCCGAGGTGCTGCGCGGCGACTGGAGCTCGCGCTCGGGCTACCAGCTCGGCCGCCGGCTGGCCGCCGACCCCGAGGTCACCGCGGTGTTCGTGTCCAACGACCAGATGGCGCTCGGGGTGCTGCGGGCGCTGCGCGAGGCGGGGCGGCGGGTGCCGGAGGACGTCAGCGTGGTCGGGTTCGACGACATCCCCGAGGCCGCGTACTTCTGGCCGCCGCTCACCACCGTCAGGCAGGACTTCGGCGAGGTGGGCCGGCACGCCTTCCACATGCTGCTCGACCGCATGGCGGGCACCGAGCCCGAGGCCAGGCGGCTGGTGGAGCCGGAGCTGGTCGTGCGCGAGAGCACCGGCACCGCGCCGGGGCTCAGCCGAGCCTGA
- a CDS encoding alpha-N-arabinofuranosidase, with translation MHQAALTLDPAFRVAPVQRRTFGTFVEHLGRCVYTGIHEPGHPTADEDGFRTDVLELTRELGVSTVRYPGGNFVSGYRWEDGVGPKELRPRRLDLAWHSTETNEVGVDEFVRWCRKAGVEPMMAVNLGTRGIEAALDLLEYCNHPSGTALADRRIAGGAKEPHDVRMWCLGNEMDGPWQTGHKTAAEYGRLAAETARAMRMIDPKLELVACGSSSSAMPTFGAWEAEVLTHTYDVVDYISCHAYYEEKDGDLGSFLACATDMEFFIRSVAATADHVGAKLKSRKRIDISFDEWNVWYLSRFQNADPPTDWPVAPRLLEDHYHLADAVAVGGLLITLLRHSDRVRAASLAQLVNVIAPIMTEPGGRAWKQTTFHPFAQASRYASGDVLRVEPTCPSYETAAYGQVPLLHAVATHDERSTTVFAINRATDRPMELRIDARALGGKRVVEASTLSGPDVYARNTADDPGRVAPRPNPDVRHDPETVVLPPVSWNVIRLG, from the coding sequence GTGCACCAGGCCGCACTCACGCTCGATCCCGCCTTCCGCGTGGCCCCGGTCCAGCGGCGCACCTTCGGCACGTTCGTCGAACACCTGGGCCGCTGCGTCTACACCGGCATCCACGAACCCGGCCACCCCACCGCCGACGAGGACGGCTTCCGTACCGACGTCCTGGAGCTGACCCGCGAGCTCGGCGTCTCCACCGTGCGCTACCCCGGCGGCAACTTCGTCTCCGGCTACCGCTGGGAGGACGGCGTCGGCCCCAAGGAGCTCCGGCCCCGCCGGCTCGACCTGGCCTGGCACAGCACCGAGACCAACGAGGTCGGGGTGGACGAGTTCGTCCGCTGGTGCCGCAAGGCCGGCGTGGAGCCGATGATGGCGGTCAACCTCGGCACCCGCGGCATCGAGGCCGCGCTGGACCTGCTGGAGTACTGCAACCACCCCTCCGGCACCGCCCTCGCCGACCGGCGGATCGCGGGCGGCGCGAAGGAGCCGCACGACGTGCGCATGTGGTGCCTGGGCAACGAGATGGACGGCCCCTGGCAGACCGGGCACAAGACCGCCGCCGAGTACGGACGGCTGGCCGCCGAGACAGCCCGCGCCATGCGGATGATCGACCCGAAGCTGGAACTGGTCGCCTGCGGCAGCTCCAGCTCGGCGATGCCGACCTTCGGCGCGTGGGAGGCCGAGGTGCTCACCCACACCTACGACGTCGTCGACTACATCTCCTGCCACGCCTACTACGAGGAGAAGGACGGCGACCTGGGCAGCTTCCTCGCCTGCGCCACCGACATGGAGTTCTTCATCCGCTCCGTCGCGGCCACCGCCGACCACGTGGGCGCGAAGCTGAAGTCGCGCAAGCGGATCGACATCTCCTTCGACGAGTGGAACGTGTGGTACCTGTCCCGCTTCCAGAACGCCGACCCTCCCACGGACTGGCCGGTCGCGCCGCGCCTGCTGGAAGACCACTACCACCTGGCCGACGCGGTCGCGGTGGGCGGGCTGCTGATCACGCTCCTGCGGCACAGCGACCGGGTGCGCGCCGCGTCGCTGGCGCAGCTCGTCAACGTCATCGCCCCGATCATGACCGAGCCGGGCGGGCGGGCGTGGAAGCAGACCACGTTCCACCCGTTCGCCCAGGCCAGCAGGTACGCGAGCGGCGACGTGCTGCGCGTGGAGCCGACCTGCCCGAGCTACGAGACGGCCGCGTACGGACAGGTGCCGCTGCTGCACGCGGTCGCTACCCACGACGAGCGGTCCACCACCGTGTTCGCGATCAACCGCGCCACCGACCGGCCGATGGAGCTGCGCATCGACGCCCGCGCCCTCGGCGGGAAACGCGTCGTGGAGGCGAGCACCCTGAGCGGACCGGACGTCTACGCCCGCAACACCGCCGACGACCCCGGCCGCGTCGCGCCCCGCCCCAACCCGGACGTGCGGCACGACCCGGAGACCGTGGTGCTGCCCCCGGTCTCCTGGAACGTCATCAGGCTCGGCTGA
- a CDS encoding extracellular solute-binding protein — protein MQGPPSPLTRRSLLGGSLALAGAAATSCALPVGLGSSRTRVQYWHFLGASDGIIMNQLVQAFGRANPDIFVEENVLAWGEPFYTKVAMAGSGGRSPDLATFHLARLAGIGAGAILDPINVRLLEEAGLRGADFSPPIWERAHLDGVLYAIPFDAHPMVQYYNTDICAKAGLLDSGGKLAPTEGEDGLIAMLRKAKDAMGGRPPLAFDALGLGTVGPWRVWGSLYPQSGGTLLSPDGTTIAIDDAKALAALRLMARLGKEGLCDWRTDYGASVAKFTNGEAAFLWNGDWEVTGLKERGTPFGMTRFPSVFGSGAAQADCHSFVLPHQRDRDPEVERATYRFIAHLVKHSADWAVAGHVPAYLPALEEPGYLALHPQSEYRSVVTEVALDPQVWFAGSASRLWIEFGEAFSPVISGERSPEDGLAAAKASLSRLLAAPNPFPRQER, from the coding sequence GTGCAAGGTCCCCCCTCCCCTCTCACCCGCAGGAGCCTGCTCGGCGGCAGCCTGGCGCTCGCCGGAGCCGCCGCCACGAGCTGCGCCCTCCCCGTGGGGCTCGGCTCGTCCCGTACCCGTGTCCAGTACTGGCACTTCCTCGGAGCCAGCGACGGCATCATCATGAACCAGCTCGTCCAGGCGTTCGGCCGCGCCAACCCGGACATCTTCGTCGAGGAGAACGTGCTGGCCTGGGGCGAGCCGTTCTACACCAAGGTCGCCATGGCCGGGTCGGGCGGGCGCTCCCCCGACCTCGCCACCTTCCACCTGGCCCGGCTGGCCGGCATCGGCGCGGGCGCGATCCTCGACCCGATCAACGTGCGGCTCCTGGAGGAGGCGGGCCTGCGCGGCGCGGACTTCTCCCCGCCGATCTGGGAGCGTGCCCACCTCGACGGCGTGCTGTACGCGATCCCGTTCGACGCCCACCCCATGGTGCAGTACTACAACACCGACATCTGCGCCAAGGCCGGCCTGCTCGACTCCGGCGGCAAGCTCGCGCCCACCGAGGGCGAGGACGGCCTCATCGCCATGCTGCGCAAGGCCAAGGACGCGATGGGCGGCCGGCCGCCGCTCGCCTTCGACGCGCTCGGCCTCGGCACCGTCGGGCCCTGGCGGGTCTGGGGGTCGCTCTACCCGCAGAGCGGCGGCACGCTGCTGTCGCCGGACGGCACCACGATCGCCATCGACGACGCCAAGGCCCTCGCCGCACTGCGTCTCATGGCCCGGCTCGGCAAGGAGGGGCTGTGCGACTGGCGCACCGACTACGGCGCCTCGGTCGCGAAGTTCACCAACGGCGAGGCCGCGTTCCTCTGGAACGGAGACTGGGAGGTGACCGGCCTCAAGGAGCGCGGGACGCCGTTCGGCATGACCCGCTTCCCCAGCGTCTTCGGCAGCGGCGCGGCGCAGGCCGACTGTCACTCGTTCGTGCTGCCGCACCAGCGTGACCGCGATCCCGAGGTGGAGCGGGCCACGTACCGCTTCATCGCCCACCTCGTGAAGCACAGCGCCGACTGGGCGGTGGCGGGTCACGTGCCCGCGTACCTGCCGGCGCTGGAGGAGCCCGGCTATCTCGCGCTGCATCCGCAGTCGGAGTACCGCTCCGTCGTCACCGAGGTCGCGCTGGACCCGCAGGTGTGGTTCGCCGGCTCGGCGTCGCGGCTGTGGATCGAGTTCGGCGAGGCGTTCTCGCCGGTGATCAGCGGGGAGCGCTCGCCCGAGGACGGCCTGGCCGCGGCCAAGGCGTCGCTGTCCCGGCTGCTCGCCGCCCCGAACCCCTTCCCCAGGCAGGAGCGCTGA
- a CDS encoding carbohydrate ABC transporter permease produces the protein MTTAVAAPAAAPPAAEAKVRHAWTQHGLLFVVPFLAVYLAFLVWPVVLGVRMSLSSVNIAGTNDRFVGFGNYAEAFGDPRMWRSLWNTLVFTALSTVPLVLLGLALALLVHHLRFVQWLWRLSFFGPFLLPSAVVSLLWLQMIYPPGYGLINGTFGLDVLWLGDPSVAMWSVVLTTVWWTVGFNFLLYLAALQSIPHHLYEAAALDGAGAWARLRSITLPMLGRTTALIVVLQLLASLKVFDQIYLMTGGGPQDSTRPIIEYAYDVGFTGYRIGYASAVSYILFAIIVVVSLAQLRLFRKRAEDS, from the coding sequence ATGACGACCGCCGTCGCGGCCCCCGCGGCCGCCCCGCCCGCCGCCGAGGCCAAGGTCAGGCACGCCTGGACGCAGCACGGGCTGCTGTTCGTGGTGCCCTTCCTGGCCGTCTACCTGGCGTTCCTGGTCTGGCCCGTGGTGCTGGGCGTGCGGATGAGCCTGTCCAGCGTCAACATCGCCGGCACCAACGACCGGTTCGTCGGCTTCGGCAACTACGCCGAGGCGTTCGGCGACCCGCGCATGTGGCGCTCGCTGTGGAACACCCTCGTCTTCACGGCGCTCAGCACGGTGCCGCTGGTGCTGCTCGGGCTGGCCCTCGCGCTGCTGGTGCACCACCTGCGGTTCGTGCAGTGGCTGTGGCGGCTGTCGTTCTTCGGGCCGTTCCTGCTGCCGTCGGCCGTGGTGTCGCTGCTGTGGCTGCAGATGATCTACCCGCCGGGGTACGGCCTGATCAACGGCACGTTCGGCCTCGACGTGCTGTGGCTGGGCGATCCGTCCGTCGCCATGTGGTCGGTCGTGCTGACCACGGTCTGGTGGACGGTCGGCTTCAACTTCCTGCTCTACCTGGCCGCGCTCCAGTCGATCCCCCACCACCTGTACGAGGCCGCCGCCCTCGACGGCGCCGGCGCCTGGGCCCGGCTGCGCTCGATCACGCTGCCGATGCTCGGCCGCACCACCGCGCTCATCGTGGTGCTGCAACTGCTGGCCTCGCTGAAGGTCTTCGACCAGATCTACCTCATGACCGGCGGCGGCCCGCAGGACAGCACCAGGCCCATCATCGAGTACGCCTACGACGTCGGCTTCACCGGCTACCGCATCGGCTACGCCTCGGCGGTCTCGTACATCCTGTTCGCCATCATCGTCGTCGTCTCCCTGGCACAGCTCCGGCTGTTCCGCAAGCGCGCGGAGGACTCATGA
- a CDS encoding carbohydrate ABC transporter permease has translation MTKRFRPGQLALLLVALVLAAVWLAPIAWAVATSLKPETETTKLPLEWFGSELTLDAYRLVLGTGDIVTWAINSTVTAVLVTFLTVLLSAMAAYGFARTHFRGRRALLALILAGIMVPPQVLMAPLFAEMVALGLVDTWWAIVLPQVAAPLILYVLFKFFQDVPPELEQAAFVDGAGRWRVFFTIVLPLSRPVLAAVSIFTFITTWNNFLWPFLVSTDPNTMTLPVGLANVVQGTFGLRYAQIMASVVLAGLPLLVVFVLFQRQIVRGVAHTGLAGQ, from the coding sequence ATGACCAAGCGGTTCCGCCCCGGGCAGCTCGCGCTGCTGCTGGTGGCGCTGGTGCTGGCGGCCGTGTGGCTCGCGCCCATCGCCTGGGCCGTGGCCACCTCGCTCAAGCCGGAGACGGAGACGACCAAGCTGCCGCTGGAGTGGTTCGGCAGCGAGCTCACGCTGGACGCCTACCGGCTGGTGCTCGGTACCGGCGACATCGTCACGTGGGCGATCAACTCGACGGTCACGGCGGTGCTCGTCACGTTCCTGACCGTGCTGCTGTCGGCGATGGCCGCCTACGGCTTCGCGCGCACGCACTTCCGCGGCCGGCGGGCGCTGCTGGCGCTCATCCTGGCCGGGATCATGGTGCCGCCGCAGGTGCTGATGGCGCCGCTGTTCGCCGAGATGGTGGCGCTCGGCCTGGTGGACACCTGGTGGGCGATCGTCCTGCCGCAGGTGGCCGCGCCGCTCATCCTGTACGTGCTGTTCAAGTTCTTCCAGGACGTGCCGCCGGAGCTGGAGCAGGCCGCGTTCGTGGACGGGGCGGGCCGGTGGCGGGTGTTCTTCACCATCGTGCTGCCGCTGTCGCGGCCGGTGCTCGCCGCGGTGTCGATCTTCACCTTCATCACGACGTGGAACAACTTCCTCTGGCCGTTCCTGGTCTCCACCGACCCGAACACCATGACGCTGCCCGTCGGGCTCGCCAACGTCGTGCAGGGCACCTTCGGCCTCCGGTACGCGCAGATCATGGCGTCGGTGGTGCTGGCGGGGCTGCCGCTGCTGGTGGTGTTCGTGCTGTTCCAGCGGCAGATCGTGCGCGGCGTGGCGCACACCGGCCTGGCCGGGCAGTGA
- a CDS encoding D-alanyl-D-alanine carboxypeptidase family protein encodes MRNRKARLAAVAGALALATGIVAPAHAVAPAPVTAAHAALDAPVLYGRAAYLLDASTGKALLDDHGGERMPIASLTKTMTAHVVLKLAKPADVVQITRADVAYAENGGGTTADLRPGERLTVGELLYGLMLPSGADAAHALARTYGPGVDGFVARMNATARELGMNDTHYVNADGLPSPRGNGYSTARDQAVLAAEALRNPLIKQAAGSRYHELAASGEHRAYGWRNTNRLLGTPGAIGLKTGFTRAAGYCLAFAGEQDGRTLVGVILGESVSARRFSTAESLLSWGAARTAA; translated from the coding sequence ATGCGTAACCGGAAAGCCCGCCTGGCCGCCGTGGCCGGCGCCCTGGCCCTGGCCACCGGGATCGTGGCGCCCGCGCACGCGGTCGCGCCCGCCCCCGTCACCGCCGCGCACGCGGCCCTCGACGCGCCCGTGTTGTACGGGCGCGCGGCCTACCTGCTCGACGCCTCCACCGGCAAGGCGCTCCTCGACGACCACGGCGGGGAGCGCATGCCGATCGCCAGCCTCACCAAGACGATGACCGCGCACGTGGTGCTCAAGCTCGCCAAGCCGGCGGACGTGGTCCAGATCACCCGCGCCGACGTCGCGTACGCGGAGAACGGCGGCGGCACGACCGCCGACCTGCGGCCCGGCGAGCGCCTGACCGTGGGCGAGCTGCTCTACGGCCTCATGCTGCCGTCCGGGGCCGACGCGGCGCACGCGCTGGCCCGGACGTACGGGCCGGGCGTGGACGGCTTCGTCGCCAGGATGAACGCGACCGCCCGCGAGCTCGGCATGAACGACACCCACTACGTCAACGCCGACGGCCTGCCCAGCCCCAGGGGCAACGGCTACTCCACGGCCCGCGACCAGGCCGTCCTCGCCGCGGAGGCGCTGCGCAACCCGCTGATCAAGCAGGCCGCCGGCAGCCGCTACCACGAGCTGGCCGCCTCCGGCGAGCACCGCGCGTACGGCTGGCGCAACACCAACCGGCTGCTCGGCACGCCGGGCGCGATCGGGCTGAAGACGGGCTTCACCCGCGCCGCCGGCTACTGCCTGGCCTTCGCGGGCGAGCAGGACGGGCGGACGCTGGTGGGCGTGATCCTCGGCGAGTCCGTCTCCGCCCGCCGCTTCTCGACCGCGGAGTCGCTGCTGTCCTGGGGAGCCGCCCGCACCGCGGCCTGA